A portion of the Kiritimatiellia bacterium genome contains these proteins:
- a CDS encoding dTDP-4-dehydrorhamnose 3,5-epimerase family protein, with product MKFEPSPLPGVWVVELEPHRDARGYFARAFCAREFAAHGLETVYVQCNLSGNRHRGTLRGLHWQAAPHEEAKLVRVVRGAVFDAVVDLRPDSPTYLQAFTTVLDAAGGRALYVPRGCAHGFLTLEDNTDVFYQMSEYYVPELARGARWDDPAFSIPWPEPPRFISERDLAHPPFRPAR from the coding sequence GTGAAGTTCGAACCGTCCCCGCTGCCGGGCGTGTGGGTGGTGGAGTTGGAGCCCCACCGGGATGCGCGGGGCTATTTCGCGCGGGCATTTTGCGCGCGAGAGTTCGCTGCGCACGGGCTGGAGACCGTGTACGTGCAGTGCAACCTGTCCGGCAACCGACACCGCGGCACGCTGCGCGGGCTGCACTGGCAGGCCGCGCCGCACGAGGAGGCAAAACTGGTGCGGGTGGTGCGGGGCGCGGTGTTCGACGCGGTGGTGGACCTGCGCCCCGATTCGCCCACGTATCTGCAGGCGTTCACGACCGTGCTCGATGCGGCCGGTGGCCGCGCGCTGTACGTGCCGCGCGGCTGTGCGCACGGTTTTCTCACGCTCGAGGATAACACCGACGTCTTTTACCAGATGAGCGAGTACTACGTTCCGGAGCTGGCGCGGGGCGCGCGGTGGGACGACCCCGCATTCTCGATTCCATGGCCGGAGCCACCCCGCTTCATCTCCGAGCGGGACCTCGCCCACCCGCCGTTCCGTCCGGCGCGATGA
- a CDS encoding class I SAM-dependent methyltransferase yields the protein MSATGPTGRCRACGEPLRETFCDLGTSPLANAYVRPEQAKRAEPFYPLHAWVCTACWLVQLEEFEPPEAIFSDYAYFSSYSDSWVEHARRYVDAMIERFGLTPGSTRVVEVASNDGYLLQFFRRRGFEVLGVEPAANVAAEAIARGIPTIVRFFGERTARELVAEYGAADWVVANNVLAHVPDINDFVAGFRLLLRPGGTWTAEFAWVVELVRRVAFDTIYHEHFSYLSLTFLDGFLPRHGLRLFDAEALPTHGGSLRIYVCHAEDPRPASERLARLLAEETALGLRDPAWYRGFGPRVAEVKFRLLEYLIGERRAGRRVVGYGAPAKGNTLLNYAGVKTDLLEFTCDRNPHKQGCFLPGTRIPIRPPEAIWQARPDRVLILPWNIADEVMSQLAHIREWGGRFVVPIPSVEELR from the coding sequence ATGAGCGCGACGGGGCCCACCGGCCGCTGCCGCGCGTGTGGCGAGCCGCTGCGTGAGACCTTTTGCGACCTCGGTACCTCCCCGCTGGCGAACGCCTACGTGCGGCCGGAGCAAGCAAAACGAGCGGAGCCGTTCTACCCGCTACATGCCTGGGTCTGCACCGCCTGCTGGCTCGTGCAGCTCGAAGAGTTCGAACCGCCAGAGGCGATCTTCAGCGACTACGCGTATTTTTCCTCCTATTCGGATTCGTGGGTGGAGCATGCGCGTCGCTACGTGGACGCGATGATCGAGCGGTTCGGGCTGACGCCGGGCTCCACCCGCGTCGTCGAGGTGGCCAGCAACGACGGGTACCTGCTGCAGTTTTTCCGACGGCGCGGATTCGAGGTGCTCGGCGTGGAGCCGGCCGCCAACGTCGCGGCGGAGGCGATCGCGCGCGGCATCCCCACCATCGTGCGATTCTTTGGCGAGCGGACCGCACGGGAGCTTGTCGCGGAGTACGGCGCCGCGGACTGGGTCGTCGCCAACAACGTGCTCGCCCACGTGCCGGACATCAATGATTTCGTCGCCGGCTTCCGGCTGTTGTTACGGCCGGGCGGCACCTGGACGGCTGAGTTCGCCTGGGTGGTGGAGCTGGTCCGCCGGGTCGCGTTCGACACGATCTACCACGAGCACTTCTCGTATCTGTCGCTGACGTTTTTGGATGGTTTTCTACCGCGCCACGGTTTGCGGCTGTTCGATGCAGAGGCGCTCCCGACGCACGGCGGTTCACTGCGCATTTACGTGTGCCATGCGGAGGACCCGCGACCGGCCAGCGAGCGGCTGGCGCGGCTGCTGGCGGAGGAAACCGCGCTCGGGCTCCGCGACCCGGCGTGGTACCGTGGGTTCGGTCCGCGGGTCGCCGAGGTGAAGTTTCGGCTGCTGGAATATCTGATCGGCGAGCGACGGGCGGGACGGCGGGTCGTCGGCTACGGCGCACCGGCGAAAGGCAACACGCTGCTGAATTACGCGGGTGTGAAGACCGATCTGCTGGAGTTCACCTGCGACCGTAATCCCCACAAACAGGGCTGCTTCCTGCCCGGCACTCGAATTCCGATCCGCCCGCCCGAGGCGATCTGGCAGGCACGGCCGGACCGGGTGCTGATCCTTCCCTGGAACATCGCGGACGAGGTGATGTCGCAGCTCGCCCATATTCGCGAATGGGGTGGCCGCTTCGTGGTGCCGATTCCCTCGGTGGAGGAGCTGCGGTGA
- a CDS encoding SDR family oxidoreductase yields MKILITGVLGYIGSWMAEEAVQRHHRVTGLDAGFYRQAVLYRRPRRDWALIEKDVRDVTEDDLAGFDAVIHLAELSNDPLGQLDPALTRRINFEGSVRLARVAKAAGVPRFLYSSSCSVYGIGEGDEVKTEDSPVAPQTEYARCKVMVERAVAELADESFSPLFLRNATAYGPSPAMRFDLVLNNLAGMAYTSRRIALTSDGTPWRPLVHVRDICAAFLAALETPRERWHNRVLNVGSSAENFRVREIADLVARTFPGCELTLGTRDPDTRSYRVCADRIREVVPSFRPLRTAADGARELRETFEAVGLTRAVFEHPAFTRLARLRGLLARGRLDADLRWREVPVAPRRQGA; encoded by the coding sequence GTGAAGATCTTGATCACGGGCGTCCTCGGTTACATCGGCTCGTGGATGGCGGAGGAGGCGGTCCAGCGGCACCATCGCGTCACCGGACTGGACGCGGGGTTCTACCGGCAGGCGGTGCTCTATCGCCGCCCCCGACGCGACTGGGCGTTGATCGAGAAGGATGTCCGCGACGTTACCGAGGACGATCTGGCGGGGTTCGATGCGGTGATCCACCTCGCGGAGCTCTCGAACGATCCGCTCGGCCAGCTTGACCCTGCGCTCACGCGGCGGATCAACTTTGAGGGCAGCGTTCGGCTTGCGCGCGTCGCGAAGGCGGCGGGTGTTCCGCGCTTTCTCTATTCCTCGTCCTGCAGCGTGTACGGCATTGGTGAGGGCGACGAGGTCAAGACCGAGGACTCGCCCGTTGCGCCGCAGACGGAGTATGCGCGCTGCAAGGTGATGGTGGAGCGGGCGGTGGCGGAGCTTGCCGACGAATCATTTTCGCCCCTGTTCCTGCGCAATGCGACCGCGTATGGACCCTCGCCCGCGATGCGGTTTGACCTGGTGCTGAACAACCTCGCCGGCATGGCCTACACCAGCCGGCGCATCGCGCTGACGAGCGATGGCACCCCCTGGCGTCCGCTCGTGCACGTACGGGATATCTGTGCGGCGTTCCTTGCCGCGCTGGAAACACCGCGCGAGCGCTGGCACAACCGGGTGCTGAATGTCGGCTCGAGCGCCGAAAACTTTCGGGTTCGGGAGATCGCGGATCTCGTTGCGCGGACGTTCCCCGGCTGTGAACTGACCCTCGGCACGCGGGATCCGGACACGCGCAGTTACCGGGTGTGCGCGGACCGGATCCGAGAGGTGGTGCCGTCGTTTCGGCCGTTGCGGACGGCCGCCGATGGCGCGCGCGAGCTGCGGGAGACGTTCGAGGCGGTCGGACTAACGCGCGCGGTGTTCGAGCATCCCGCGTTCACGCGGCTGGCCCGGCTCCGCGGCCTGCTGGCGCGCGGCCGGCTCGACGCGGACCTGCGCTGGCGCGAAGTCCCGGTGGCGCCGCGGAGGCAGGGCGCATGA
- the rfbG gene encoding CDP-glucose 4,6-dehydratase produces the protein MTPGFWRGRRVFITGHTGFKGSWLSLWLQHWEADVAGLALPPATSPSLYELAEVGACMRSSMADVRNAGAVRRAMLAHQPEIVFHLAAQPLVARGYESAAETFAVNVVGCAQVLDAVRATRSVRAVVVVTSDKCYRNDGVERGFREEDPLGGRDPYAASKAAAELVAASYRESFFSGGPPDRRRVALATARAGNVIGGGDWTPGRLVPDVVRALLGDEPVPLRNVDAIRPWQHVLEALAGYLTLAERLIAEPETAEGAWNFGPDLDSHRRVADLVERMVELWGADVPWMPDGRPRLPEDRYLWLDSTKARERLGWRPRLSLDEALDWIVEWHRGVAADGRRARELSLAQIGRYLAREGGGTR, from the coding sequence GTGACGCCGGGATTCTGGCGCGGCCGGCGCGTGTTCATCACGGGGCACACGGGGTTCAAGGGCTCGTGGCTGTCGCTGTGGCTGCAGCACTGGGAGGCGGACGTTGCCGGCCTCGCCCTTCCGCCGGCCACCTCTCCATCGTTGTACGAGCTGGCGGAGGTGGGCGCGTGCATGCGCAGCTCGATGGCGGACGTCCGCAACGCGGGCGCGGTACGGCGGGCGATGCTCGCGCATCAGCCGGAGATTGTGTTCCATCTGGCCGCGCAGCCGCTGGTCGCCCGCGGATATGAATCGGCGGCCGAGACGTTCGCGGTGAACGTGGTCGGTTGTGCGCAGGTGCTGGATGCGGTGCGCGCGACACGGTCGGTCCGTGCGGTCGTGGTGGTGACCAGCGACAAGTGCTACCGAAACGACGGTGTCGAGCGCGGCTTCCGCGAGGAAGACCCGCTCGGGGGTCGCGACCCGTATGCGGCGAGCAAGGCCGCCGCCGAGCTTGTGGCGGCGAGCTACCGGGAGTCATTTTTCAGCGGCGGGCCGCCGGACCGCCGGCGAGTGGCGCTGGCGACCGCGCGCGCGGGCAACGTGATTGGCGGCGGCGACTGGACGCCGGGGCGACTGGTGCCGGACGTGGTGCGCGCGCTGCTCGGCGACGAACCTGTGCCGCTGCGCAACGTGGACGCGATCCGGCCGTGGCAGCATGTGCTGGAAGCGCTCGCCGGCTATTTGACCCTGGCGGAGCGGCTCATCGCGGAGCCGGAGACCGCAGAGGGGGCATGGAATTTCGGGCCCGACCTGGACAGTCATCGTCGCGTCGCGGATCTTGTGGAACGGATGGTGGAGCTGTGGGGGGCCGACGTGCCGTGGATGCCGGACGGACGCCCGCGCCTCCCGGAAGACCGGTATTTGTGGCTGGACTCGACGAAGGCGCGCGAACGTCTGGGTTGGCGGCCGCGACTGTCGCTGGATGAAGCGCTCGACTGGATTGTGGAGTGGCACCGCGGCGTTGCGGCGGACGGGCGTCGGGCCCGCGAACTGTCGCTGGCTCAGATTGGGCGGTACCTCGCGCGAGAGGGGGGTGGGACACGGTGA
- the rfbF gene encoding glucose-1-phosphate cytidylyltransferase codes for MKTVILAGGHGTRLSEETGVKPKPMVEIGGMPMLWHIMKIYSAQGFNDFVICLGYKGYVIKEFFANYALRTADVTFQLDTGMVEYHRRGAEPWRVTLVETGEATMTGGRIKRAAPYLDGGTFFLTYGDGVSDVDLRALLEFHRRHGALVTLTAVQPPGRFGAFTLADGEVFIRHFREKSRGDGAWINGGFFTVEPGALEYIEGDSTTWEAEPLSRLAQDGRLAAYRHEGFWQNMDTLRDRMYLEGLWAGGRAPWRIWE; via the coding sequence GTGAAGACCGTGATTCTGGCCGGTGGGCATGGAACGCGCCTGAGCGAGGAAACCGGCGTCAAACCGAAACCGATGGTCGAGATCGGCGGCATGCCGATGCTCTGGCACATCATGAAGATCTATTCCGCACAGGGGTTCAATGACTTTGTGATCTGCCTCGGCTACAAGGGGTATGTGATCAAGGAGTTCTTCGCCAACTATGCGCTGCGCACGGCGGATGTGACGTTTCAGCTCGACACCGGCATGGTGGAGTATCACCGCCGCGGCGCGGAGCCCTGGCGCGTGACGCTGGTCGAAACCGGTGAGGCGACGATGACCGGAGGGCGGATCAAGCGTGCGGCGCCGTATCTGGACGGTGGGACGTTCTTTCTAACGTACGGCGACGGCGTGAGCGACGTGGACTTGCGCGCGCTGCTGGAGTTTCACCGGCGGCACGGCGCGTTGGTCACACTGACCGCCGTGCAGCCGCCGGGACGGTTTGGTGCGTTCACCCTGGCGGATGGCGAGGTCTTCATCCGTCATTTCCGTGAAAAAAGTCGCGGCGATGGCGCGTGGATCAATGGCGGTTTCTTCACGGTCGAGCCTGGCGCGCTGGAGTACATCGAGGGGGACTCGACCACGTGGGAGGCTGAGCCGCTCAGCCGGCTTGCGCAGGACGGTCGGCTCGCCGCGTACCGCCACGAGGGTTTTTGGCAGAACATGGACACGCTTCGCGATCGAATGTACCTGGAAGGCCTCTGGGCGGGCGGCCGCGCGCCGTGGAGGATCTGGGAGTGA
- a CDS encoding M14 family zinc carboxypeptidase, whose protein sequence is MRPTLPQSRARCRGGETWILTGWFLAVTVVGATERLTVTDSFPGGSAEVRSLDARTRTIELSPRCHPGRGWPCWWYARVDGTAPGETVTVRVVASQTPYRGTSVLSGRWALPNRAVISADNVHWSPTPRGRTGTREVVYTLVSPGERFWIAWGPPFLPAHAEALLMKVSGCVTGSERFVLARTREGRDVPAIRLGQRSGPAVWVQARQHAWEVGSSWVGAGLLEWAASDEPAAVGLREQAELWFVPIMDVDNVWRGAGGKEAEPRDHNRDWDDSPHYPEVAAAQRHLGELGRTGRLRLFVDLHQPGWENQPSFLYGPFNYTNLPTARRAAYDRFLQLLSAAATGPLTVSPQYQVASHVGTEEERARMSRSWVQRHGGPDVVAVTLETRWNLPESTSENYRQLGAALGRAIARFLERAPASTGEAGNVPAALHPPEPSHPR, encoded by the coding sequence TTGCGCCCAACCCTGCCTCAAAGCCGAGCGAGGTGTCGCGGTGGGGAGACCTGGATCCTCACCGGCTGGTTCCTCGCCGTCACCGTTGTCGGGGCAACCGAACGACTGACCGTCACCGATTCGTTTCCAGGCGGATCAGCGGAGGTCCGTTCGCTGGACGCCCGTACGCGAACGATCGAGCTTTCGCCACGCTGCCATCCCGGCCGGGGATGGCCATGCTGGTGGTATGCGCGGGTGGACGGCACCGCGCCGGGTGAAACGGTCACCGTCCGCGTCGTCGCGAGCCAAACGCCCTACCGCGGCACCTCGGTCCTCTCGGGACGATGGGCGCTCCCCAACCGGGCAGTGATCAGCGCCGACAATGTTCACTGGTCGCCGACGCCGCGGGGGCGGACGGGTACCCGCGAGGTGGTCTACACGCTGGTGTCACCGGGCGAACGCTTCTGGATCGCCTGGGGACCACCCTTCCTGCCCGCTCATGCGGAGGCGTTGCTGATGAAGGTCAGCGGCTGCGTCACCGGCTCCGAACGCTTTGTGCTGGCGAGAACGCGGGAGGGGCGCGACGTCCCTGCAATCCGGCTCGGTCAACGGAGCGGTCCCGCCGTCTGGGTCCAGGCACGCCAGCATGCCTGGGAGGTCGGCTCCAGCTGGGTCGGTGCCGGTCTCCTCGAATGGGCGGCCTCCGACGAGCCGGCAGCGGTCGGACTCCGCGAACAGGCGGAACTCTGGTTCGTGCCCATCATGGATGTCGACAACGTCTGGCGCGGTGCCGGCGGGAAGGAGGCCGAGCCACGCGACCACAACCGTGATTGGGACGACTCCCCCCACTACCCCGAGGTCGCCGCCGCACAGCGCCACCTCGGCGAGCTTGGACGCACCGGCCGGCTCCGCCTTTTTGTGGATCTTCATCAGCCGGGCTGGGAAAACCAGCCATCTTTTCTCTATGGCCCGTTCAACTACACGAACCTGCCCACCGCCAGGCGTGCCGCCTACGACCGTTTTCTGCAGCTGCTGTCGGCCGCCGCCACGGGCCCGCTGACGGTCTCGCCCCAATACCAGGTTGCGAGCCATGTCGGCACGGAGGAGGAGCGCGCACGCATGAGCCGGAGCTGGGTGCAGCGACACGGCGGGCCCGACGTCGTCGCCGTCACGCTGGAAACCCGCTGGAATCTGCCCGAGAGCACTTCGGAAAACTATCGCCAACTCGGCGCGGCCCTCGGGCGCGCAATTGCCCGCTTTCTCGAACGTGCGCCGGCATCGACGGGCGAAGCCGGCAACGTACCGGCCGCCCTCCACCCGCCCGAGCCGAGCCACCCCCGATGA
- a CDS encoding family 16 glycosylhydrolase, protein MKCRPLLLAVLLFNTSPNPVPAQTAPRCPLGDDWVFRPELSDEFDGDALDQRKWWDFNPSWHGRKPAFFSRENVAVRGGRLHLTARVQSPEEVTVENRVRGYDKFTTATVKSKRRVRYGYFEARCKAMRANVCNAFWLYDPLDPPAKYQEGSFSEEIDIFEVFGKPAKPDMARVLYMTLHRMATPYVESLVVRRTALTNHSARVQMPFEFWEDFHVYALLWTPRELRWYVDGREVFARGNDHFTTALHIMFDCEVMESWAGLPDPADLPATFEIDYLRVWQPGELVRAEGGALK, encoded by the coding sequence ATGAAGTGTCGTCCTCTGCTGTTGGCCGTGCTGCTGTTCAACACGTCGCCCAATCCTGTGCCCGCACAGACCGCGCCACGATGTCCGCTGGGCGATGACTGGGTGTTCAGGCCTGAACTCAGTGACGAGTTCGACGGCGACGCGCTGGACCAACGCAAATGGTGGGACTTCAATCCGTCCTGGCATGGCCGCAAGCCGGCATTCTTCTCGCGCGAGAACGTTGCCGTCCGAGGGGGGCGGCTCCATCTCACCGCGCGGGTGCAGTCACCAGAGGAGGTCACTGTGGAAAACCGGGTGCGCGGTTACGACAAGTTCACCACGGCCACCGTGAAGAGCAAACGACGCGTTCGCTACGGTTATTTCGAGGCTCGTTGCAAGGCGATGCGAGCGAACGTCTGCAATGCGTTCTGGCTGTACGACCCGCTCGACCCGCCGGCGAAGTACCAGGAGGGTAGTTTCTCGGAAGAAATCGACATCTTCGAAGTGTTCGGCAAGCCGGCGAAGCCCGACATGGCGCGCGTCCTGTACATGACGCTGCACCGGATGGCGACCCCCTATGTCGAATCGCTGGTGGTGCGGCGCACAGCGCTGACCAACCACAGCGCCCGCGTGCAGATGCCGTTCGAGTTCTGGGAGGACTTCCACGTCTACGCGCTGCTCTGGACGCCCCGAGAACTGCGCTGGTACGTCGACGGGCGGGAGGTGTTCGCGCGCGGGAACGATCACTTCACCACCGCTCTGCACATCATGTTCGACTGCGAGGTGATGGAGAGCTGGGCGGGACTGCCGGACCCGGCCGACCTGCCGGCGACGTTCGAGATCGACTATCTGCGCGTCTGGCAGCCGGGCGAGCTGGTGCGAGCGGAGGGTGGAGCCTTGAAGTAG
- a CDS encoding 5'-methylthioadenosine/adenosylhomocysteine nucleosidase gives MIGLICAMPEEAARLKGEMSDVRVESRGQRQFVRGRIAGREAVLAISRCGKVAAAATAAAMIERYGTAPLVVTGAAGALSPELEMGDIVVADELVQHDLDASALPMFRKFEVPLLGVSRFASDPSLREAARRAAEEFVQDEFPREVPAAVRSAFGVERPRVWTGTVTSGDRFIAHEEERAALARELPDAICVEMEGAAVAQVAFEYEVPFVVVRTISDAADRRAPEDFQRFMDAVVSHITAGVVRRLLARMQ, from the coding sequence ATGATCGGATTGATCTGTGCGATGCCGGAAGAGGCTGCGCGGCTGAAGGGAGAGATGAGCGACGTTCGCGTCGAGTCGCGCGGCCAGCGGCAGTTCGTGCGGGGCCGAATCGCGGGCCGCGAAGCGGTGCTGGCGATTTCGCGCTGTGGGAAGGTGGCGGCGGCGGCGACGGCGGCGGCGATGATCGAGCGCTACGGCACCGCGCCGCTGGTGGTGACCGGCGCGGCGGGCGCCCTTTCGCCCGAGCTGGAGATGGGCGACATTGTCGTGGCCGACGAGCTGGTGCAGCACGACCTCGATGCGAGCGCACTGCCGATGTTCCGCAAGTTCGAGGTGCCGCTGTTGGGCGTCAGCCGGTTTGCGAGCGATCCATCGCTCCGGGAGGCGGCACGGAGGGCGGCGGAGGAGTTTGTGCAAGACGAGTTTCCCCGCGAGGTGCCCGCAGCGGTCCGCTCGGCATTTGGTGTGGAGCGGCCGCGGGTGTGGACAGGCACGGTGACCAGCGGTGACCGGTTCATCGCGCACGAAGAGGAACGAGCGGCGTTGGCGCGAGAGCTGCCCGATGCGATCTGCGTGGAGATGGAGGGCGCAGCGGTTGCCCAGGTCGCGTTCGAGTACGAGGTGCCGTTCGTGGTGGTCCGGACGATCTCCGATGCGGCCGACCGGCGCGCGCCGGAGGATTTCCAACGCTTCATGGATGCGGTGGTTTCGCACATCACTGCGGGCGTCGTGCGCCGTCTTCTGGCGCGGATGCAGTGA